In Pedobacter sp. W3I1, one DNA window encodes the following:
- a CDS encoding RagB/SusD family nutrient uptake outer membrane protein, with protein sequence MKKILTIIFTIIVLTGCKKDLLETVPYSQIASETMWTTDNLTDQGVTGVYAILRYGWTSGGASGLELYQMDALGFTGQTSGAESLLSGTITASNGYFSSHWQNLYEGIQRANDAIKNIPLKSPSAAEKKARYIAECKFLRAYFYLRLNQLYKGVPIYLEPFTAADATKARSTEAEVWAQVVSDLNAVIAEPNLPDRYVSGNAQYGHITKGAAYALRGKAYLYTQKWDLAAADFSKVKDAGYTLFANYSNLFKTANEQSSEMIFSIQNIGITGFGSDTQFYCGTRSSFGSCWNTYHVSPNLVDLYENADGSKFDWEIAIPGYSSLTVAEREVYFLRNNLTASEITAATARGAKMSLYLPTGNEARLLKAYANRDPRLAANVITPYSTYLGVFSGANAVVTSRWPYRAEAATNGDLRTDTQSLFYYLYRKYVYEGTTETPARDYGPTDLVLIRYADVLLMWAEALNEQGLTSEAIAKVNEVRGRAGVALLQNTNSILPTFVSGQTDLRERIRNERRVEFPNEGINFFDEMRWKSWKDKVFYAGNGVKQAWGKVVYAYSFKGDFLYNWAIPAVEIERNPNLTQNAGWIN encoded by the coding sequence ATGAAAAAGATTTTAACCATAATATTTACAATCATTGTTTTAACAGGTTGTAAAAAAGATTTACTAGAAACCGTACCATATTCGCAGATTGCCTCAGAAACGATGTGGACAACCGACAACTTAACTGATCAGGGCGTAACTGGTGTTTATGCGATTTTAAGATACGGATGGACATCAGGTGGTGCTTCAGGCCTGGAGCTTTACCAAATGGATGCCTTAGGTTTTACAGGACAAACTTCAGGAGCTGAGTCGCTACTTTCGGGAACAATCACTGCATCAAACGGGTATTTTAGTTCTCATTGGCAAAACCTTTATGAAGGTATTCAAAGAGCCAACGATGCGATCAAAAATATTCCTTTAAAATCGCCTTCAGCAGCAGAAAAAAAAGCAAGATATATTGCAGAGTGTAAATTTTTGAGAGCGTATTTTTATTTGAGGTTAAACCAGCTTTATAAAGGTGTGCCAATTTATTTAGAACCATTTACTGCTGCTGATGCAACAAAAGCACGTTCAACTGAGGCAGAAGTTTGGGCGCAGGTTGTTAGTGATCTTAATGCAGTTATTGCTGAACCAAATTTACCTGATAGATATGTAAGCGGTAACGCACAATATGGTCACATAACAAAAGGTGCAGCTTATGCATTACGTGGTAAAGCTTATCTATATACTCAAAAGTGGGATTTGGCAGCGGCAGATTTTAGTAAAGTTAAAGACGCTGGTTATACCTTGTTTGCCAACTATTCCAATTTGTTTAAAACAGCGAATGAGCAATCAAGCGAAATGATATTCTCCATTCAGAATATAGGTATAACTGGTTTTGGTTCTGATACCCAGTTTTATTGTGGTACACGTTCTTCTTTTGGCTCTTGCTGGAACACTTACCATGTTTCGCCTAATTTGGTTGATTTATATGAAAATGCAGATGGTTCTAAATTTGATTGGGAAATTGCAATTCCGGGTTATTCTTCCTTAACGGTTGCTGAGCGAGAAGTTTATTTTTTAAGAAACAACTTAACTGCTTCAGAAATTACCGCAGCAACTGCGAGAGGAGCAAAAATGAGTCTTTATTTGCCAACTGGTAATGAAGCCCGCTTGCTTAAAGCTTACGCAAACCGCGACCCAAGACTTGCAGCCAACGTTATTACTCCATATTCTACTTACCTTGGTGTATTTAGTGGTGCAAATGCCGTTGTAACATCTAGATGGCCTTATCGTGCAGAAGCGGCTACAAACGGCGATTTACGCACAGATACACAAAGTTTATTTTATTACTTGTACCGCAAATATGTTTATGAGGGTACAACAGAAACACCTGCTAGAGATTATGGGCCAACAGACCTTGTTTTAATCAGATATGCTGATGTATTATTGATGTGGGCCGAAGCTTTAAACGAGCAGGGTTTAACTTCTGAAGCAATTGCTAAAGTAAACGAAGTGAGGGGCCGTGCGGGTGTAGCTTTACTTCAAAATACAAATAGCATATTGCCAACATTTGTTTCTGGCCAAACTGATTTAAGAGAAAGAATTCGTAACGAAAGGAGAGTGGAGTTTCCTAATGAAGGTATTAACTTCTTTGATGAAATGAGATGGAAAAGCTGGAAGGATAAAGTTTTTTATGCTGGTAATGGCGTAAAACAGGCTTGGGGCAAAGTTGTATACGCTTATTCATTTAAAGGCGATTTTCTTTACAATTGGGCAATTCCAGCTGTAGAGATAGAAAGAAACCCTAACCTGACTCAAAACGCAGGTTGGATAAATTAA
- a CDS encoding TonB-dependent receptor has product MDKLYKHLKIGEAKLSRFYCQVKLCSLIMLLSFTAFTAFAQSIKISGTVNDAQGGTIPGVSVKVKGTSTAVLTTADGKFSITVPSSQSVLIFSFVGYDVKEVGVGNSTSLNVTLQDQNNSLNDVVVVGYGVQKKVNVIGSVATIDAKSIENRPVTNLSSSLGGLSSGVSVRQASGKPGSDGATIRIRGTGTLNSNNALIIVDGIVGSMDAVNPNDVETISILKDAAAASIYGSLAANGVILITTKKGKQGKTTVTYSGLGSVAKPANLPTFVTDYITHMQLVNEGYRNLGQTPIYTDATMALWAAANANPDGFTTQGIPNYVAYPNTDWGKVIFDNNFAQQHNISLNGGSENTQYLLSAFYINNPGTMANTGSDKYNLRINLQSKVASFLTVGTQTFASNQTYGLASTDNAFNFLRQTTPGVYPVYNGKYGFPAATEESSTANNISSYLYSTGGDDNETRINTTVLARFDILKGLNFETRFNYQARQEEFNNHSITNERWNFASNILKSAASTPDQLSTNYGFNKNYAYTIDNILNYKTTIAKVHDISILAGYNQYYYNYYNFGASKKGLIDETITTLNAATTLTSASGDEYDYALRSYFGRLNYAFKNRYLLEGVFRYDGSSRFSAENRWGFFPALSAGWRISEEPFMDGLNKYIGNLKLRASWGKTGNNASGNYDYQAVYGATNYSFNGLQSTGLVSTKFANNDLKWETTTTTNIGLDGNLFKGALTFEIDLYKKYTDGILFTPTIPLTTGTATAATQNIAEVSNKGVELTLGYNGKVGDFKYGVSGNFAYNFNRVSKYKGLLNAGYTTDALGNSVYTSNLGNVSSGSTNRILEGHEINEYYLQTVYKGTENYFTDGKVNVNGGPKDGMIRTPDDMAWLNAMIAAGYTFQPTAGVSKTKIYYGDLIYADNNGDGLYGNAFDSQFLNKSSTPRYNYGFSLNLSYKNIDLSMLWSGSAGMWYYWNSTGYNNSIVSLGNAVSTLIANDHYYYNDANPSDPANNITAHYPRLKNTADAQNAGVASDFYLYNASYLKLKNLQIGYTIPEKISKKALINRARIYVSGENLWTITNYPGLDPEIGSGVGYPTLRQYSVGLNVTF; this is encoded by the coding sequence ATGGATAAACTTTACAAACATCTCAAAATTGGAGAAGCAAAACTGAGCCGTTTTTACTGCCAAGTAAAACTATGCTCACTAATTATGCTTTTGAGTTTTACGGCATTTACCGCCTTTGCTCAATCTATAAAAATTTCAGGAACAGTGAATGATGCTCAAGGCGGGACAATTCCCGGAGTGAGCGTAAAAGTAAAAGGAACATCAACAGCAGTATTAACTACTGCTGATGGTAAATTTTCTATAACTGTGCCCTCATCACAAAGTGTACTTATATTTTCTTTCGTTGGTTACGATGTGAAGGAGGTAGGTGTAGGTAATTCTACAAGTCTGAATGTAACCTTACAAGATCAGAATAATAGTTTGAACGATGTTGTGGTTGTTGGCTATGGTGTGCAAAAGAAAGTAAACGTTATTGGCTCAGTTGCAACAATAGACGCCAAATCAATTGAAAACCGTCCTGTTACAAACCTTTCGTCTTCTTTGGGAGGTTTAAGTTCGGGTGTTTCTGTTAGACAGGCTTCTGGTAAACCTGGATCAGATGGAGCCACAATTAGAATTCGCGGTACGGGAACACTAAACAGTAATAATGCTTTAATCATTGTTGATGGTATTGTTGGTAGCATGGATGCCGTCAACCCAAATGATGTGGAAACGATTTCTATTTTGAAAGATGCTGCTGCTGCCTCTATCTATGGTTCATTAGCGGCCAATGGCGTAATACTAATTACCACAAAAAAAGGTAAACAAGGGAAAACGACAGTTACGTACAGCGGACTTGGTTCGGTAGCTAAGCCCGCAAACCTGCCAACTTTTGTAACCGATTACATTACGCATATGCAATTAGTTAATGAAGGTTACAGAAATCTGGGGCAAACGCCAATTTACACAGATGCAACAATGGCATTATGGGCTGCAGCTAATGCTAACCCTGATGGTTTCACCACACAGGGAATCCCAAATTATGTTGCATATCCAAATACAGATTGGGGTAAAGTAATTTTCGATAATAATTTCGCTCAACAACATAATATCTCGTTAAACGGTGGGAGTGAAAATACACAATATTTGCTGTCTGCATTTTACATCAACAACCCTGGCACAATGGCAAATACAGGTTCAGACAAATACAACCTGAGGATTAACTTACAATCGAAAGTTGCAAGTTTCTTAACTGTGGGTACACAAACTTTTGCATCAAATCAAACTTACGGTTTGGCAAGTACAGATAATGCATTTAATTTTTTACGTCAAACTACACCTGGTGTTTATCCGGTTTACAACGGTAAATATGGTTTTCCTGCCGCTACAGAAGAATCTTCTACAGCAAATAATATTTCTTCTTACTTATATAGTACCGGTGGTGATGATAATGAAACCCGGATCAATACCACTGTTTTGGCAAGGTTTGATATTTTAAAAGGATTAAATTTTGAAACAAGATTTAATTATCAGGCTCGCCAGGAAGAGTTTAACAACCATTCGATAACTAATGAGCGTTGGAACTTTGCTTCAAATATTCTAAAAAGTGCTGCATCAACCCCCGATCAATTAAGTACAAACTATGGTTTTAATAAAAACTATGCTTATACAATTGATAATATCTTAAATTACAAAACTACAATTGCTAAAGTACACGATATTAGTATTCTGGCAGGTTATAACCAATATTATTATAACTATTATAATTTTGGTGCGAGCAAAAAAGGCCTGATTGATGAAACCATCACAACCCTGAATGCTGCAACTACATTAACTTCTGCATCAGGTGATGAATATGATTATGCGCTACGTTCTTACTTCGGCCGTTTAAATTATGCATTCAAAAACAGATATTTATTAGAAGGTGTTTTCAGATATGATGGCTCATCTAGATTTTCAGCTGAAAATAGATGGGGTTTCTTCCCTGCATTATCTGCGGGATGGCGTATTTCGGAAGAACCTTTTATGGACGGCCTTAACAAGTATATAGGTAATCTGAAACTAAGAGCATCATGGGGTAAAACAGGTAACAATGCTTCAGGTAATTATGATTATCAGGCTGTTTACGGGGCTACCAATTATTCTTTCAATGGATTACAATCAACAGGTTTAGTTTCAACTAAGTTTGCAAACAACGATTTGAAATGGGAAACCACCACCACAACTAATATTGGCTTAGACGGTAACTTATTTAAAGGCGCACTGACTTTCGAAATCGATTTGTATAAAAAATATACTGATGGTATTTTGTTTACACCAACCATTCCATTAACCACAGGAACGGCAACAGCTGCAACTCAAAACATTGCAGAAGTATCGAACAAAGGTGTGGAGCTAACCCTTGGGTATAATGGGAAAGTTGGCGATTTCAAATATGGTGTATCAGGAAATTTCGCTTATAACTTTAACAGGGTTTCTAAATATAAAGGCTTACTTAATGCAGGTTATACAACCGATGCATTAGGAAACAGCGTATACACCTCAAATTTGGGTAATGTTTCTAGTGGAAGTACAAACAGAATTTTGGAAGGGCATGAGATTAATGAATATTACCTCCAAACCGTTTATAAAGGAACTGAGAATTATTTTACTGATGGAAAAGTTAACGTAAATGGTGGGCCAAAAGACGGTATGATCCGTACACCTGATGATATGGCCTGGTTAAATGCCATGATAGCGGCCGGTTATACTTTCCAGCCAACTGCGGGTGTAAGCAAAACTAAAATCTATTATGGGGATTTAATTTATGCAGATAATAATGGCGACGGTTTGTATGGTAATGCTTTTGATTCCCAGTTCCTGAACAAATCATCAACACCAAGATATAATTACGGCTTCAGTTTGAACTTATCTTATAAAAATATAGATCTTTCTATGCTGTGGTCGGGTAGTGCAGGCATGTGGTATTACTGGAATTCAACAGGCTATAACAACTCAATTGTATCTTTAGGTAATGCCGTAAGTACATTGATTGCAAATGACCATTATTATTACAACGATGCAAATCCAAGTGACCCAGCTAACAATATTACAGCTCACTATCCTCGTTTAAAAAACACTGCTGATGCACAGAATGCTGGTGTAGCCAGTGATTTTTATTTATATAACGCCTCTTACCTGAAATTGAAAAATTTACAGATTGGTTATACCATTCCTGAAAAGATTTCGAAAAAAGCTTTAATTAACAGGGCCAGGATTTATGTTTCTGGAGAAAATCTTTGGACTATAACGAATTACCCTGGTTTAGATCCTGAAATTGGTTCTGGTGTTGGTTACCCAACTTTGCGCCAATATTCTGTAGGATTAAATGTTACTTTTTAA